One genomic segment of Panicum virgatum strain AP13 chromosome 2N, P.virgatum_v5, whole genome shotgun sequence includes these proteins:
- the LOC120660319 gene encoding ethylene-responsive transcription factor ERF118-like — MMPCMKKVRIFCSDPDATDSSGDEEGQNTKVKKMVREVLIPVNNSKTSKCVKTLVPCGTKDLEVSKKKEKSSRFCGVRKRPWGRWAAEIRDPVKKTRKSIGSYDSEEAAAAAYQAYANQIREELLAIKAQQFVSEHADMSSSSSVSCVSSSGCEQTVQVQKGVFMEIDPEPLDEVLLNFSTPKEISMDVLLGRIDEISVSDSISLANELPHDDFTRIEDAFPISDFIGATHKPLDEDYIGLANISHLPLPMKDPAFNLDAELDWSGFDFDTIEHELQVL; from the coding sequence ATGATGCCTTGCATGAAGAAGGTCCGCATTTTCTGCTCTGATCCTGATGCTACGGACTCTTCTGGTGATGAAGAAGGCCAGAACACCAAGGTAAAGAAAATGGTAAGAGAGGTGCTGATTCCAGTGAATAACTCGAAGACCTCTAAATGTGTGAAGACCCTTGTGCCATGTGGAACAAAGGATCTAGAGGTTtcaaagaagaaggagaaatCAAGTAGGTTTTGTGGTGTGCGCAAGCGGCCCTGGGGTCGATGGGCAGCTGAGATCCGCGATCCTGTGAAAAAAACCCGGAAGTCGATCGGCTCATATGACTCtgaggaggctgctgctgcagcataTCAGGCATATGCAAACCAGATCCGTGAAGAGCTGTTAGCCATAAAAGCTCAACAGTTTGTATCAGAACATGCAGATATGTCAAGCTCATCCTCGGTGTCTTGTGTATCTTCATCTGGCTGTGAGCAGACAGTACAAGTGCAGAAGGGAGTGTTCATGGAGATAGACCCTGAGCCTCTGGATGAAGTATTACTAAACTTCTCCACACCTAAGGAGATTTCAATGGATGTCTTGCTAGGACGGATAGATGAGATTTCTGTCAGTGATTCTATCAGCCTAGCCAATGAACTTCCACATGATGATTTCACTAGGATTGAAGATGCCTTTCCAATCAGTGATTTTATCGGAGCAACACACAAGCCTCTCGATGAAGACTATATTGGCCTGGCTAACATTAGCCACCTGCCTCTTCCAATGAAAGACCCGGCATTCAATCTGGATGCAGAGCTTGATTGGAGTGGGTTTGACTTTGATACAATCGAACATGAGCTTCAGGTCCTTTGA
- the LOC120660317 gene encoding ethylene-responsive transcription factor ERF119-like — protein MLRSTKMPPMRKVRILCSDPDATDSSGDEDDQNPKTEKKIIGVVLVPVKNCKTSKPQKTSMLSGMKDLDSPERKVSSSRYRGVRLRESGRWQAEIRNPLTKKREYSLHDTEEEAAAAYQSKWNQFRAAMLARKAQPPLPEHAALSSLSLVSCVSSSVSCKRKAQEAQNREGSLMDVHCDPIDESLRNFSLKSMEIPENVMLYLKDENPISDSFRPTDELPPDDFTKPEDMFRASDFIGATYKPLDDDDYIGLADISHLPLPINDPEFDLDAELDWSGFDFTSMEHELKLL, from the coding sequence ATGTTGCGCTCCACAAAGATGCCCCCTATGCGGAAGGTCCGCATTTTATGCTCTGATCCTGATGCAACCGACTCCTCCGgtgatgaagatgatcaaaaccCAAAGACAGAAAAGAAAATTATAGGTGTGGTGCTAGTTCCAGTAAAGAATTGTAAAACCTCAAAACCTCAAAAAACTAGCATGCTATCTGGAATGAAGGATCTGGATAGTCCTGAGAGGAAGGTATCATCGAGCAGGTACCGTGGTGTGCGACTGCGGGAGTCGGGTCGGTGGCAAGCAGAAATTCGCAATCCTTTAACAAAGAAACGGGAGTATAGTTTGCATGACACTGAAGAGGAGGCTGCTGCAGCATATCAATCAAAATGGAACCAGTTCCGTGCAGCAATGCTGGCCAGGAAAGCTCAGCCGCCTCTGCCAGAACATGCAGCCTTGTCCAGCTTGTCCTTGGTTTCCTGTGTTTCTTCATCTGTATCATGCAAGCGGAAGGCACAAGAAGCTCAGAACAGAGAAGGATCATTAATGGATGTACACTGTGATCCTATAGATGAAAGCTTACGGAATTTCTCCCTCAAATCTATGGAGATTCCAGAAAACGTCATGCTATACCTGAAAGATGAGAATCCTATCAGTGACTCTTTCAGGCCAACTGATGAATTGCCACCCGATGATTTCACCAAACCAGAGGATATGTTCAGAGCCAGTGATTTTATTGGCGCTACATACAAACCTCTGGATGATGATGACTATATTGGCCTGGCTGACATTAGCCACCTGCCACTTCCAATCAATGACCCAGAGTTCGATCTGGATGCAGAGCTTGATTGGAGTGGATTCGACTTCACTTCAATGGAGCATGAACTGAAGTTACTGTGA
- the LOC120660316 gene encoding probable LRR receptor-like serine/threonine-protein kinase At3g47570 gives MDPKPKSPSPGHLLFFMYGVLVSLTSNSATFSSAQTSNSSEADRKALLCFKSSISADPGSVLGSWRSGLLDFCSWRGVTCSATLPIRVVSLELRYDKLKGELPSCMGTLTSLVRIDLSNNDLSGSIPEEIGAMPGLQTLILADNRLTGNIPLSLGTAASLIYVNLSRNALSGVIPDSLAKVSSLRVLGLSMNNLSGEIPGTLFNNSSNLVTVDLQHNSLSGVIPHFYRTPTLQFLGLTGNSLSGSIPASLGNVSSLNYILLAENNLEGSIPEALGHILNLTVLDLGYNRLSGNVPAMIYNISSLRYLGLSTNRLDGQILLNTGHSLPNLESLILSSNELNGMVPASLANMSKLQVIDLSSNSLSGSIPSLGSLSNLSRLILGSNMLQAENWTFLTSLTNCSLLLTLALDGNSLNGSLPKSVGNLSTNLELLNFRGNRISETIPAAIGNLVNLTLLNMEQNMLSGTIPSTIGKLRNLVVLSLSKNKLSGEIPSTIGDLPQLIQLSLDDNLLSGNIPASLGQCQRLNMLNLSFNNLDGSVPSEILNIFSLSLGLDLSNNNLTGTIPPEIGKLIQLVILNVSSNKLYGEIPRELGQCISLSSLQMEGNMLSGIIPQSLNELKSIQRMDLSGNNLSGQIPEFFGNFSLLYHLNLSYNKLEGPIPTSGIFRNNSNAVMLEGNMALCQRIAIFSLPTCPTTSSTKRKINARMLLIIAPPVTIALLSLLCVAATVMKGRTNQISESYRETMKKVSYGDILKATNWFSPVNKISSSHTASVYIGRFEFDTDLVAIKVFHLDEHGSLNSFFTECEVLKHTRHRNLIQAITLCSTVDFENNEFKALVYEFMPNGSLDMWIHPRQHQGSPRRVLSLGQRINIVAGVASALHYLHNQLVPPMIHCDVKPSNVLLDYDLTSRIGDFGSAKFLSSSLSSSPEGLVGASGTIGYIAPEYAMGCKISTGGDVYSFGVLLLEMLTAKRPTDILFGNDLSLHKYVGLAFPDNISEILDPQMQNKEDEILCNLHMQNYIIPLVEIGLMCSMESPKDRPAMKDVYAKIIAIQEGFIQTF, from the exons ATGGATCCTAAACCCAAATCCCCATCTCCCGGCCACCTGCTCTTTTTTATGTATGGTGTTCTCGTTTCACTGACCTCCAACAGTGCAACCTTCTCATCAGCACAAACCAGCAACAGCTCTGAGGCTGACCGGAAAGCCCTCCTCTGCTTCAAATCCAGCATCTCCGCAGACCCTGGCAGTGTCCTCGGATCATGGCGCAGCGGCTTGCTCGACTTTTGCAGCTGGAGAGGGGTCACCTGCAGCGCCACCCTCCCAATCCGTGTGGTGTCCCTAGAGCTGAGGTATGATAAGCTCAAAGGAGAACTACCCAGCTGCATGGGGACTCTTACATCTCTAGTGCGGATAGACCTTTCAAACAATGATCTTTCTGGAAGCATACCTGAGGAGATTGGTGCGATGCCAGGTCTCCAAACTCTAATTCTTGCTGATAACAGGCTTACAGGTAACATCCCTCTGTCATTGGGTACTGCTGCTTCTCTTATATATGTTAATCTTTCAAGAAATGCTCTTAGCGGAGTTATTCCTGATTCCTTAGCCAAAGTTTCATCGCTCCGTGTGCTGGGACTCTCAATGAACAACCTATCAGGGGAGATCCCAGGTACTCTATTCAACAATTCATCCAATCTTGTTACAGTGGACCTCCAACATAATTCTCTTTCTGGGGTAATCCCACATTTCTATAGAACGCCAACTCTGCAATTTCTTGGCCTTACTGGAAATTCTCTTTCCGGAAGTATACCAGCATCTTTAGGAAATGTGTCATCCTTAAATTACATTCTGCTAGCAGAGAATAACTTGGAAGGATCGATTCCAGAAGCCTTGGGTCATATCCTGAACTTAACCGTCCTAGATCTAGGTTACAACCGATTATCGGGGAATGTCCCAGCCATGATATACAATATCTCATCACTCAGATACCTTGGATTAAGCACCAATAGGCTTGATGGACAGATACTTCTTAACACTGGCCACTCACTCCCAAACCTCGAATCATTGATCTTGAGTAGCAACGAATTAAACGGAATGGTTCCGGCTTCACTGGCCAACATGTCGAAGCTCCAAGTGATTGATCTCTCAAGTAATTCACTAAGTGGTTCGATTCCATCTCTAGGATCCTTGAGCAACTTGAGTCGACTGATTCTAGGAAGTAACATGCTACAAGCTGAAAACTGGACGTTTCTAACCTCCCTGACAAATTGCAGTCTGTTGTTAACTTTAGCACTGGATGGGAATTCCCTGAACGGAAGTCTTCCAAAATCAGTCGGCAATCTTTCCACAAACCTGGAACTGCTAAACTTTAGAGGCAACCGAATTTCAGAAACAATACCAGCTGCGATAGGCAATCTTGTGAATCTCACTTTGCTTAACATGGAGCAGAACATGCTTTCAGGAACCATTCCCTCAACTATTGGGAAATTAAGAAACTTGGTTGTCCTGTCATTGTCTAAGAACAAGTTGTCTGGGGAAATCCCATCCACGATTGGTGATCTCCCTCAATTGATCCAGCTCTCCCTGGATGATAACTTACTGTCTGGAAACATACCGGCAAGTCTAGGACAGTGCCAAAGGTTGAATATGTTAAATCTATCATTCAACAACCTTGATGGATCCGTACCAAGTGAAATCCTCAACATTTTTTCGCTTTCTTTAGGGTTGGACTTGTCAAACAACAACCTTACAGGAACGATACCACCAGAAATAGGAAAACTGATCCAACTTGTCATATTGAATGTTTCCAGCAACAAGTTATATGGTGAAATACCACGTGAACTTGGCCAGTGTATTTCCTTGTCATCCCTTCAGATGGAAGGAAATATGCTCAGTGGGATTATTCCTCAGTCTCTCAATGAACTGAAATCCATACAGCGGATGGATCTCTCTGGAAATAACTTATCTGGTCAAATTCCAGAATTCTTCGGGAATTTCAGCCTCTTATATCATCTTAATCTATCATACAACAAACTAGAAGGACCAATTCCAACCAGTGGTATCTTCAGAAATAATTCAAATGCAGTCATGCTGGAAGGTAACATGGCGTTATGTCAGCGAATTGCCATATTTTCATTGCCGACCTGCCCCACCACATcatcaacaaaaagaaaaatcaatgcTCGCATGCTGCTGATAATAGCACCACCAGTTACTATCGCTTTGTTGTCACTTTTGTGTGTTGCTGCCACTGTTATGAAGGGAAGAACAAATCAAATATCTGAAAGTTATAGAGagacaatgaagaaggtgtCCTATGGAGACATTCTTAAAGCCACCAATTGGTTCTCTCCAGTCAACAAGATCAGCTCAAGTCATACAGCATCAGTCTACATTGGTAGGTTTGAGTTTGATACAGACCTTGTTGCCATCAAGGTATTTCATCTTGATGAGCATGGTTCGCTCAATAGCTTTTTCACTGAGTGTGAAGTGCTAAAACATACCCGCCACCgcaatctaattcaagcaaTCACCTTGTGCTCGACAGTAGATTTTGAAAACAATGAATTCAAAGCTCTAGTATATGAGTTCATGCCAAATGGTAGTCTAGACATGTGGATCCACCCAAGGCAACACCAAGGTAGCCCAAGGAGGGTGTTAAGTTTAGGTCAAAGGATTAATATTGTGGCAGGTGTGGCTTCTGCTCTTCATTATCTGCACAACCAATTGGTACCTCCAATGATACACTGTGATGTGAAGCCTAGCAATGTTCTTTTGGACTATGACTTGACTTCACGCATTGGTGACTTTGGGTCAGCAAAGTTTCTCTCTTCAAGTCTTAGTAGCAGTCCAGAAGGCTTGGTTGGTGCCTCAGGAACAATTGGATATATTGCACCTG AGTATGCGATGGGATGCAAAATCTCAACCGGTGGTGATGTTTATAGTTTTGGGGTGCTGCTACTAGAAATGCTCACAGCAAAGCGACCGACTGACATACTATTTGGTAATGACCTCAGCCTTCATAAGTATGTGGGCCTAGCATTTCCTGATAATATCAGTGAGATTTTAGACCCCCAGATGCAAAACAAGGAGGATGAAATTCTTTGTAATCTACACATGCAAAACTATATCATACCATTGGTCGAAATTGGCCTTATGTGCTCCATGGAATCACCAAAAGATAGACCAGCAATGAAAGATGTGTATGCAAAAATTATTGCCATCCAAGAGGGATTTATTCAAACCTTTTGA
- the LOC120660318 gene encoding uncharacterized protein LOC120660318 yields the protein MDIRKRSSSPWPSLNAPSLALLLLLVFIAAETTGRHRAAAQVFCRSQFNLANEACSLRTFSGPNPAQPLQLHSNRSSASYEVQADHHDHGHHDHDHDHHDHGHGHEREREREHIAHSRRHGLGHGGRDPYDTACCRRLMGIDNACICQAMSFLPVFMSKVKHAIKLSPVPGCDVSFECGAV from the coding sequence ATGGACATCAGGAAGAGATCGTCATCACCATGGCCTTCTCTGAACGCGCCGTCCTTggccctcctgctgctgctcgtctTCATCGCAGCAGAAaccaccggccgccaccgcgccgcggcGCAGGTGTTCTGCCGGTCGCAGTTCAACCTGGCCAACGAGGCCTGCAGCCTGCGCACCTTCTCCGGCCCCAACCCGGCGCAGCCGCTGCAGCTGCACAGCAACCGCTCCTCTGCGTCCTACGAGGTGCAGGCGGACCACCACGACCACGGCCACCACGACCACGACCACGACCACCAtgaccacggccacggccacgagcgggagcgggagcgggagcacATCGCCCACAGCCGGCGGCACGGCCTCGGGCATGGCGGCCGCGACCCCTACGACAccgcctgctgccgccgcctcatGGGCATCGACAATGCCTGCATCTGCCAGGCCATGTCCTTCCTGCCGGTGTTCATGAGCAAGGTCAAGCACGCCATCAAGCTCAGCCCCGTCCCCGGATGCGACGTCTCCTTCGAGTGCGGTGCCGTCTAG